The following proteins are encoded in a genomic region of Alnus glutinosa chromosome 8, dhAlnGlut1.1, whole genome shotgun sequence:
- the LOC133876153 gene encoding uncharacterized protein LOC133876153, whose product MGASVLPLYWDEVGKRQLLGPELVQDTKEKIAIIWKRMLTAQIRQKSYADKHCRKLEFVVGDFVYLKVSPIRECMAFWKQRQAQSKLWKCVHDPSHVISYEPLDIQLNLTYEELLIQVLDCKEQQLRTKTIPLVKFLWRNHNVKEASWELEQ is encoded by the exons ATGGGCGCAAGTGTATTGCCGttgtattgggatgaagttggcAAGAGGCAGTTGCTAGGGCCTGAGTTGGTGcaagatacaaaagaaaaaattgcaattatCTGGAAGCGGATGCTCACCGCTCAAATCCGACAGAAAAGTTATGCGGATAAGCATTGCCGTAAGCTTGAATTTGTAGTTGGTGACTTTGTGTACCTTAAGGTGTCGCCAATTCGAGAATGTATGGCGTTTTGGAAACAAAGGCAAGCTCAGTCCAAG TTGTGGAAGTGTGTTCATGATCCCTCGCATGTGATAAGTTACGAGCCTCTTGATATTCAGCTAAATCTGACATATGAAGAGTTGCTCATACAAGTGTTGGATTGCAAAGAACAACAGTTGAGAACCAAGACTATTCCATTGGTGAAGTTCCTATGGCGGAATCACAATGTTAAGGAAGCTTCATGGGAGCTTGAGCAGTAG